AACAGCAACCAATAAAGCTTTAACTGAAGAAATTTCTAAGCTAAAATACAAGCTAGGTTTGACCTCTAAGAACTCCTCGATTCCTACCTCCAAAGAGCTATACAAAATAAAACGGAATAAAGTAAAAAGTACTCGTAAACGAGGCGGTCAACCTGGTCACTCAGGTGCTGCTCGTGGTAAGATGGTAGCAGATGAGGTTATCGAGTTGTCTATTTCAGGTTCATGTTCCTGTGGTGGTCATGTAGCGATATCTTCCAAGCCTTATATTCATCAAAAAGTAGATTTACCCGATATTAAGCCGCATGTAATCAGTTATCATATGGAGCATGGTCGCTGTAGAAAATGCGGGAAACGCTACACTGCTAGACTTCCTAAGGGTGTTACCTCAGATGCCTTTGGTCCTAAAATCAAATCAGTGATAGGCGCTTTGACTGGCTTTTATAAAAACTCTAAACGAGAGGTAGCTTGTATATTACAAGATATCTTTAATCTAGATATCAGTCTGGGTAGTATCTCTAATAGCGAGGCTAGGGTAGCATTCAAAATGCAAAACAGCTTACCAAGCTATAGAAGAAACCATTAAGCAAAGTAAAGTACTGCATATAGACGAAACGGGGCACAATAATAATGGTAAACTAAATTGGGGTTGGATGTTTACTAACGTTATGGCCAGCCTCCTTAAGCTCACTACTTCCAGAAGCCGAAAAGTTTTAGAAAGTAGTGGACTGAATCCTAAAGATCACATTGTGATCAGTGATAGATACGCAGTTTACAATTACTTTCCACCCACCCATAGGCAACTTTGTTGGTCACATATAGCTAGAGATTTTGAGAGGTTTTCCCATAGTTTCCATAGAGGTGTTAAAGTATAAGGCTATTCCTTAAAACAGATAGCCAGTGAATTATTTGCTTTACATCGATCCTTTTTGAATCATTCTATTGAGTTACTTCCTTTTTTAAGGCGCATTAGAAAATTGCGCAAACAGACCTGGTATGGCTTAAAAG
The nucleotide sequence above comes from Cardinium endosymbiont of Sogatella furcifera. Encoded proteins:
- a CDS encoding IS66 family transposase, translated to MDETGHNNNGKLNWGWMFTNVMASLLKLTTSRSRKVLESSGLNPKDHIVISDRYAVYNYFPPTHRQLCWSHIARDFERFSHSFHRGVKV